A window of the Cuculus canorus isolate bCucCan1 chromosome 3, bCucCan1.pri, whole genome shotgun sequence genome harbors these coding sequences:
- the GREM2 gene encoding gremlin-2 isoform X1, which translates to MLCPTSDLALRMIWRFALSILLMAALVRVTDTRKNRPAGAIPSPYKDSSSNHSERRQQLNKEVLASSQEALVVTERKYLKSDWCKTQPLRQTVSEEGCISRTIINRFCYGQCNSFYIPRHVKKEEESFQSCAFCKPHKVTSSTVQLECPELDPPFRLKKIQKVKQCRCMSVNLNNSGKL; encoded by the coding sequence GATGATTTGGAGATTTGCCTTGTCCATTCTTCTGATGGCAGCACTGGTTCGAGTAACAGACACCAGGAAAAACCGTCCTGCAGGCGCCATTCCCTCCCCTTacaaagacagcagcagcaaccaCTCCGAGCGGAGGCAGCAGCTGAATAAGGAGGTGCTGGCCTCCAGCCAGGAGGCCCTCGTAGTCACCGAAAGGAAGTACCTGAAGAGTGACTGGTGCAAGACACAGCCCCTGCGGCAGACTGTCAGTGAGGAGGGCTGCATAAGCCGCACCATCATCAACCGCTTTTGCTATGGGCAGTGCAACTCCTTCTACATACCACGGCACGtcaaaaaggaggaggaatcCTTTCAGTCCTGTGCTTTCTGCAAGCCCCACAAGGTCACTTCTTCAACTGTACAGCTGGAGTGCCCTGAGCTGGACCCACCTTTCCGACTCAAGAAAATTCAGAAGGTCAAGCAGTGCCGGTGCATGTCTGTGAATCTTAACAACTCAGGCAAACTGTGA
- the GREM2 gene encoding gremlin-2 isoform X2, which produces MIWRFALSILLMAALVRVTDTRKNRPAGAIPSPYKDSSSNHSERRQQLNKEVLASSQEALVVTERKYLKSDWCKTQPLRQTVSEEGCISRTIINRFCYGQCNSFYIPRHVKKEEESFQSCAFCKPHKVTSSTVQLECPELDPPFRLKKIQKVKQCRCMSVNLNNSGKL; this is translated from the coding sequence ATGATTTGGAGATTTGCCTTGTCCATTCTTCTGATGGCAGCACTGGTTCGAGTAACAGACACCAGGAAAAACCGTCCTGCAGGCGCCATTCCCTCCCCTTacaaagacagcagcagcaaccaCTCCGAGCGGAGGCAGCAGCTGAATAAGGAGGTGCTGGCCTCCAGCCAGGAGGCCCTCGTAGTCACCGAAAGGAAGTACCTGAAGAGTGACTGGTGCAAGACACAGCCCCTGCGGCAGACTGTCAGTGAGGAGGGCTGCATAAGCCGCACCATCATCAACCGCTTTTGCTATGGGCAGTGCAACTCCTTCTACATACCACGGCACGtcaaaaaggaggaggaatcCTTTCAGTCCTGTGCTTTCTGCAAGCCCCACAAGGTCACTTCTTCAACTGTACAGCTGGAGTGCCCTGAGCTGGACCCACCTTTCCGACTCAAGAAAATTCAGAAGGTCAAGCAGTGCCGGTGCATGTCTGTGAATCTTAACAACTCAGGCAAACTGTGA